Below is a genomic region from Biomphalaria glabrata chromosome 3, xgBioGlab47.1, whole genome shotgun sequence.
CTGCCAAGTTTTTTGTATATCCCAGCCTACTGCTCCTTCCGAGTTACGTCGTACTTTTTAGCCACTTTGCCCAAATAATGCTACATTTTCTGAAATCACACTGGCACGTAGAAGACTTTCTTCTTCCCTGTTAAGGATCATTCGGGCTCGATAGACAATAGATACGTCCTTAGGATTCACCGAGGTCGGGCTCTTCCACTTGATACAAGGAAGAACAAGAGATTATCAGTTAGACTATTTCAATATAGTATACTTTGACAGAGTGCCTAAAAGAAAATTTTAGGCCCCGTTAAGGAATTATTCCTAAGTACCTGTATTAGAAATATCCCAGTTTTATGAAGTGTGCGTGTGTTTTTATAAGTGTCAATATGCAAAAGCAAAAGATGATGTCATGAACTCAAGGACGGCAGTAGTGTACACAGCCCCAAAACCCTAGGGCATTTACATCAGTGATCTTAAATGAGAATGCTATGATAAACTAATATTGAGAAAGTGTGGATAGGTATTTGCTGCTATTTCGTTCCCTTAAGTTAATTACTAATACTCATGGggtttataattttgtttaataaaaggTTAAAATGTATGTACATACAGTATgcagtattcttttttttttttttgtcagaaacCACTTGTAGACAATGCGCCCAATTTGAAAAAAGGTTATTGCTATGGTGATTTTCTAGCACGTTTTGTAGTTGTTGCGATCTAAAGGGGACAGGCGAACGGACAACATAACAACAATAGCGGCTATTTGTTACGATGGCATCTAAACATAATACCCAATTAAATGCTCTATGTctatagtgtttatttttaaaacagaaatgtAGACACAGCTTTACAAGATTAACCAAAGATTCTCTTTCATTTCAATAAGACGCCTTGCGAATACATATACGGTGAAGTtcaatatttacttttaaaagtcgATATTCAATCTTTTTAAGCTAAAGAGTTGAAATAATGGCCACGTCAACAATACCAGTGCCATTAGTGATGGAATGGAATGCTGTTGGCCCACGTAATCGATAGTATTTTGCTTCGGTTCATGATAAATAGATCCAAGCCATAAATGGTCTACATTCTAGTGACATTGTTACTCATTGGTAACGGTGTTCAAGACATTTTATAAAGTTGCTGCCCCTTAGCTGTGTGGAAGAAATGCATTTACCTCCCATGGGATAGTGTTTGAAGCATTCGCTTGGTCGGTTTTAAGAACGACAACTACGTCTGTTAGAAGTTCACCAACATTGTTTCTGAGTAATGTTTTCTTTGAGCTCGAGTCATTTTAATggcattgaaaataaataaaaatgaacagTAATATACAAGCCTTCACTAggtatttgatattttggcacatcggcacaatgtTCAtacaaaatatcaataaaagttaaattGTAAACAGAAGTAAAAAGCAGCTGATGTGCCCCCCTTTCAAATTCTTACTGTTCCCCTGGGGGTACGcataccccactttgggaaacaatGTCCTAAAACTGATGTCCATGTTTACCACTCCactctcactttttttttttttgttttaacttttccaaaaaaaattgTGGCGTCTCAAAACATCataagatctagttctaaagtTGTCACAaagtaactagatctacaagCACCAAACTGAAATGATCTATTGTAATGTGAGACTTGTACACAGTCAAGTACAAacctatagatctataaagtgACAGACTTTACCCTATTTCCACCAGACCAGTTCCAAATGTTCCACTTCCATCATCCAAGACAAGAACTCAATGATACAAGGACTTACTGATTTAGTCCAAGAGAATAACAAAACGGTGAGCACACTGCAATGTCTGACATCATTAGTCAATCATTGACAGTAAGACTTGTTTCAATGACCAGCTAGCAATACACTTACTTGCACAATATTTTTATACATTAATTTCATCCAGTGGATTCCAATTATacttttggttaaaaaaaaaatgtttttttttaattaagctcATAAAGTATGATAGtccgttatattttttttttttttttttttttacacattttatcaataaataaatatttaatttaaaaagctgATTGAACACAAtaatactttttgaaaaaaaaacacaatttagaAAAATATAAGCATTAATTGTTCTGCTATAAATAGCTTCTTTCTATCCATAAAATTATCAAcacaagaatctttttttttaaccaaaagaCTATCATAACAGATCATTACATATTACagagaaattataaaaaaatatataaaaacacattttttctacaaaagaatcaatatctttaattttcaaaaatcaaataaagaaaaaaaaaagtcatcagTCCAGTACAGAGCTATGAATATAATGAACACATCACGCTAACACAAAATCCTTTAGAAAACCCACAAGTCCTAATGCCTACATGTCTACCTTTCTCAGAGCATTTATTGCTTCCCCCGCTGCTTTAATCATTTGACACAACCGAATTGAATAGTCAAGATCTCTGGTGTCCCGCAGAGCCTGACAAGCCCATTCCACTTTCTCAACAAGAATGTCCATGTTGCGTGTCAAAGTGCCCGATGGATGAGAGTAGTGTCCACTGTGAGCGATGTTGGCATGGGGCCAGTCTGATGCACATAAAGAGCTCACCCCTCCTGATGGATGTTCAAACTCTAAGTTCTCTATTTTGATTTCCCGCATGGCAGAAGGTTGAGGGGCAGCCATAGGAGTCAGACAGGAATCAGATAACGAATCTGTTAGTCTTAGACCTGTAGTATCACCTCCACTTAAACTAGGTATTACAGAAGAGAGAGGTGTAGTCACTGGTGCTGACTCCTTGCTCTTGGCTCCGCAGGAAGATAATTCTTTAGCCAGAGAAGAAGCAGCAGCtgggtttaaaactaaaaagaaaaaaaaatatataatatacaaataacATAATTTACATGATAAttaacatgaataaaaaaaattcttaataaaACAGAGAACttcataagaaattaaaaaggtagacctaataataacaagatcaacaCAGCCACTATGGTAAGCACACTATGTTcctaaaaattatattttatttttaaaagtttgtatttCTTCGTAGATCTAGTCATATGTAATAAGGGGAAAATAGTACTAAAGAGAATCAAGAATTTGTAATTGAGAAAGAACATAAGAGACCTGGTTTAATAGGATTGGATAGACACAGTGGTAGAATCTAAAATAGTTAGAATGGCtaggacattttgtttttcttattttttttttccttttatttggGTTTTGAATTGTGGTAATGCAGTCAGTCTAGAAACACTTCAGaacaaaagtttataaatcaaaGTATCCTTAATAGCTCAAGTCATACAattcaaacaaacacaaacacacacaacaaaaaaaaaacaaacattcagaaacaCATAAAatgggatgaaaaaaaaaactaacctgGATTATCTTTATCCTCTTCAGAGTCCAACTCAGAGCAAGCAACACAATAATTCTGACCTTGTCTGTCTTGAAGAATAATAGTCTGTTATCagcatttaagaaaaaaaaaaaaaagaaagttgattATTGTATTGtgtcaaaaataattaaagttgGAAAAAAAGGAGGTGGGAGGGGGTGATGTTGAAAATTTAAGACAAGAAGATAAAAAGCAATTCCAACATGACATTGTAGCGTGCATCATGGGAGATTCTGACAAGGGAAAAATAAGTAATACCATGTCAGGTAAAGATGCATTTAAAAATTTCTGCAGGAACACCGTAATAGTATATATATTACAGTGCCAAAGCAGTTCAATCTTTTTATGGGCCATAAAGTTGCAATAAAGTTGCAAAAAGCATAACTCTTGTCCCTATAATTTAGGTTTGTAACAGactaaattattaatattacatttttgctaatttttttttacaacatgtaataactttttttattataaa
It encodes:
- the LOC106078531 gene encoding protein ZNRD2-like, with product MDLDEWQPPTEAEMKIIKARQERSNKISQIMSTYLLKGYKMLGSVCSECDTIILQDRQGQNYCVACSELDSEEDKDNPVLNPAAASSLAKELSSCGAKSKESAPVTTPLSSVIPSLSGGDTTGLRLTDSLSDSCLTPMAAPQPSAMREIKIENLEFEHPSGGVSSLCASDWPHANIAHSGHYSHPSGTLTRNMDILVEKVEWACQALRDTRDLDYSIRLCQMIKAAGEAINALRKVDM